DNA sequence from the Parasphingorhabdus cellanae genome:
CCATGACGATAACCATCCCGTCCGCAGGGATACCAAATCCGGCCGCTACGCTGACCAGAATGGCAATGCTAACGCCCGGCGTTCCCGGTGCGCCGATGGAAGAGGCAACGAGAGTCACGGTCATCAATATGATTTGTCCTCCGCTTAATTCGATCCCAGACATTTGGGCTAAAAACAGAATTGCAACGCTTTGATAAAGGGCTGTCCCGGCCATGTTCATGGTTGCACCCAGCGGCGCGACCAGATTTGCGACTTCGCGCGGTACGCCCAGCTTTTTGGCCGATTGTACGGTGCTCGGCATGACCGCAGTGGAACTCGATGTGGAAAAAGCGAGTAACAACGTCTCTCCGGTATTTTTGAAAAACGCGATCGGTCCGACCCGGGCGAAAATGGTAAGAATAATAAGGTATAAAAGAAACAGCAGGAACAGGCCAAGAAGGACAGTGCCGACATAAGCGGAAACCCCGATCAACGTATTCAGGCCGATCCGCATAACCAGCTGTGCCATCATGCCGAAGACAGCGAGCGGCGCGAGATACATCGCCCATTTGACGATCGTCATACAAATGGACAGCAGCGCATCCAGAACCGAGAGGAACGGCGCGATCCGGTCGCGGGTGACTTGTGTCGCGGCAATGCCCACCAGCAACGCAAAAGCCACAATCGCCATGAGGTCACCCTGTACGATGGACGCGGTTGGATTGTTGGGCAGAATACCGGAAATAATCTCCGGCGCTTTACCGAGATCAAAGGACGCTGGCTCGCCTTCCGGTATTGCCGTATCTGAGGCAGTGGTGAGTGACCCAACGAGGCCTGATCCCGGCCGTAAAATGCTCGCCAGCGTAATGCCGATCGCCGCGGCAGCGAAGGTTGTCGCCAGAACGAAGCCTGCGAAGCGCAGGCCAATCCGCTTCAAGGCTTCGCCAGATCCGCTGCCGGTCAACCCGCCGATGATCGAGGCAAAGACGAGTGGTACCAACACCATTGCGATGAGGCCGAGGAACAGCTGCCCGGGAAGCGCTAACCAAGCGCCAAGCCAGCGTGCTGTCTCGGCCGAAACCAGACCGCCTTCGGGACCGAGCAACAGGCCCGTGGCAATACCGAGAATGAGTGCAACGATAACCTGTGCCCAAAGCCGGGTCCGGATCCAGCTGCGCATCTTGGCGGATTGCTGGCCGAGATGAATGCGCGGCAACTCGGGAAGCGTGGGTATCGGCATGAATTGCTTTCATTGCGAGATTTTGAGTTTGCGATAATTGAGACCGCGCAAGCTCTCCTGCCATCTGTGAGGGCGGGCAATAGGTAATATCCCTGATGGCCGGGAGAAGATGGTCAGAGCAAGATGCACGAGGAGAAGACGTTAAGAGGAAATGGCGGATTGCATTTTTCGCCATGATGCATGAAACAGGCGGGCTATGACAAAAATTGAACCTATCGCCTATCTTGAACAACCATTTGGTCATCTTGCCGATCTGATCAATGCGCATGCCGCCAATCAGCCCGACCGTTTTGCCCTGGATGACGGCGAAGAAAAACTGACTTGGGCGGAAACAGCCGCATTGGTCAACCGTGTCGCTGCGCAGCTTCAGGCGGACGGTCTGGCAAAGGGGCAGGCCGTTTCGATTCTCGGGACGACAACCATCCGTTACGCCATCGCCTATCTGGCTGCCATAGTTGCCGGCGGTTGCGCGGCCCCATTGACAACTTCCGCAACACCAAAACAGCTGGCCAATATGATGGCTGATAGTGGAGCGATGCATTTATTTGTGGATAGCGCCAAGCGAGCGGAACTTTTTGAGAGCGGAATAGACTTGCCGCCGATCCAGCATATCATGATGGATTTGGCAAAAGATGACGCTCCGTCGATGGACGACTGGATGGCAAATGAAGGCGCTAAGCCGAAAGACCCCGACGTTGGCCCCAAAGATCCATTCAACATCATCTATTCCAGCGGCACCACTGGCACACCCAAAGGCATAGTACAAAGCCGCCAGATGCGCTGGTACCAAATGGCTGTCGGCGAAAACTCCGGCTATGGTGGGCCGGGCCAAGTCTCGCTGTTCTCCACGCCGCTTTATTCCAATACGACGCTGGGTATTTTTGTCGCAACCGTTGCCTATGGCGGGACATCTATTCTTATGCGCAAGTTTGATTGCCAGCGCTGGCTGGAACTGGCGCAGGAAAACCGCGCGACACATACCATGCTGGTCCCTGTGCAATATCAGAGGTTGATGGATTTTGAAGGCTTTAACGATTATGATCTCAGTCACTTCACTCATAAATATTGCACCAGTGCGCCTTTTTCGGCCGAACTAAAGGCAGAAGTGATCCAGCGCATGCCCGGCGGGTTGATCGAGATTTACTCAATGACGGAGGGCGGGGTGGTCTGCATCCTTCTGGCACATGCTTTTCCAGACAAGCTGCACACGGTCGGTATAGCCTGGGGCGGCAGTGAAGTGATCACGGTCGACGAAGACCTGAATCGCCTGCCGCCTGGCGAGATGGGCGAATTGGTCGGGCGCTCCCAGACGATGATGAGTGGGTACCAGAACCAGCCGGAGAAAACCGAAGAAGCGAGCTGGTATGATGAAAATGGCGATCGCTGGCAGCGTATGGGTGATATTGGCCGGGTCGACGAAGATGGTTTCATCACCCTGATGGGCCGCTCCAAGGACATGATTATCTCCGGCGGATTTAACATTTATCCGCGCGATCTTGAAGAAGCATTGATGGCTCAGTCCGATGTGGCTGATGCTGCGGTTGTGGGTATCGATTCCAAGCAATGGGGTGAGACACCAGTGGGTTTTGTTGTGACGGAAGAGGGCATTTCGCTGGATTTGGAAGCCTTGAAAGAGGCGACCAATGCTGAACTCGGCAAGACGCAGCGCCTGTCCGAACTCTACCTGATCGATGAATTGCCGCGCAGCCATATTGGCAAGATTCTGAAAACCGAATTGCGCGATATAGCCCAGCAAGCGGCGCCAGTGGCCACCGATTAACCACATTTGTAAAGGCTTTATTGTCGATAATCGTTACATTTATGACATGGTTAACATTAATTTAACCAAGTAATATATTGAAAAGTAACGCTTGTGTGAAAATGGCATAACGCCTGCTTCTGTTTCTCGTGAACCGGTTTGGTCTGTTCAGACATTAACGCTGATCCGTCCCGGAGCCGACTGATGAAATGATGAATAACAACAGGGCAAAATTCATGCGCAAGATTACTATAGCAACTTTGACCGCCATTGGCCTGGCCGCCGCTTATGCGACGCCGGCATCTGCAGGTGTTATTGATTACGCCGCAACCAACTACACTGGCGGCTCTTGTAAGCATGGTCTTTATACCGGTAACACCGGTCGCGGCTGCAATCGCAGATACTCGTTTCAGGACGGCACGACGTTCAGCCACGATACCGACGCGCAGACAGCGACGTTGACAGGAACCGCAATCAATGGAGCCGGGCAGGTAGCAACCCTGGACCTAAACTTCAGCAATTTTTTGGAAACCATCGACGGTACGAATTTTGACTATAAAAATGGTGGCGGCAATTTTAATCCTGCTACCGACACACCGGATATAGATTTTTTCACCAGCGGATCAGGAACAATCAGCATTGATGGGGCGATTTACACGGTGAACCCCAATGATCCTTTTGCTGGCAACACAACATTACAGTTCGGCAATGGCGCGAATGATAAGAACAAGAAATTTGGTGGTTCGGCTTGGCTAAATATTCTGAACCCTCATGGTCACGCGGTTAAACATTGGGATATTAACTTCAATCTCGACAAAATCGCATCTGAAGTTCCAGAGCCTGGCACTTTGGGTCTTCTTGGTTTGGCAGTTGGCGGTTTATGGGCAGGAACCCGGCGGCGCAAGGCGCTCGCTGCCTGAGCAGCCTCATAATCTTCAACTGAAACCGGGTGGCCCAATCAGCGCCCGGTTTCTTTTTGCCCTTTTTCCACTTTGGCTCAGGCTTAGGCCTTTTTAAAGGCTTTCTCCGTTAACAGAAACGGATGTTGGATCGGCCTAAACCCTCTATAACTGTTCCCCTCGCAGCGATAACACTCTTGCTAAGTGCTTGCGCGATGGGAGGCGGCGAT
Encoded proteins:
- a CDS encoding dicarboxylate/amino acid:cation symporter, with product MPIPTLPELPRIHLGQQSAKMRSWIRTRLWAQVIVALILGIATGLLLGPEGGLVSAETARWLGAWLALPGQLFLGLIAMVLVPLVFASIIGGLTGSGSGEALKRIGLRFAGFVLATTFAAAAIGITLASILRPGSGLVGSLTTASDTAIPEGEPASFDLGKAPEIISGILPNNPTASIVQGDLMAIVAFALLVGIAATQVTRDRIAPFLSVLDALLSICMTIVKWAMYLAPLAVFGMMAQLVMRIGLNTLIGVSAYVGTVLLGLFLLFLLYLIILTIFARVGPIAFFKNTGETLLLAFSTSSSTAVMPSTVQSAKKLGVPREVANLVAPLGATMNMAGTALYQSVAILFLAQMSGIELSGGQIILMTVTLVASSIGAPGTPGVSIAILVSVAAGFGIPADGMVIVMGVDRLLDMSRTSVNVAGDLTASTLLRNVAIPMPEQPAEQSV
- a CDS encoding class I adenylate-forming enzyme family protein, yielding MTKIEPIAYLEQPFGHLADLINAHAANQPDRFALDDGEEKLTWAETAALVNRVAAQLQADGLAKGQAVSILGTTTIRYAIAYLAAIVAGGCAAPLTTSATPKQLANMMADSGAMHLFVDSAKRAELFESGIDLPPIQHIMMDLAKDDAPSMDDWMANEGAKPKDPDVGPKDPFNIIYSSGTTGTPKGIVQSRQMRWYQMAVGENSGYGGPGQVSLFSTPLYSNTTLGIFVATVAYGGTSILMRKFDCQRWLELAQENRATHTMLVPVQYQRLMDFEGFNDYDLSHFTHKYCTSAPFSAELKAEVIQRMPGGLIEIYSMTEGGVVCILLAHAFPDKLHTVGIAWGGSEVITVDEDLNRLPPGEMGELVGRSQTMMSGYQNQPEKTEEASWYDENGDRWQRMGDIGRVDEDGFITLMGRSKDMIISGGFNIYPRDLEEALMAQSDVADAAVVGIDSKQWGETPVGFVVTEEGISLDLEALKEATNAELGKTQRLSELYLIDELPRSHIGKILKTELRDIAQQAAPVATD
- a CDS encoding PEP-CTERM sorting domain-containing protein (PEP-CTERM proteins occur, often in large numbers, in the proteomes of bacteria that also encode an exosortase, a predicted intramembrane cysteine proteinase. The presence of a PEP-CTERM domain at a protein's C-terminus predicts cleavage within the sorting domain, followed by covalent anchoring to some some component of the (usually Gram-negative) cell surface. Many PEP-CTERM proteins exhibit an unusual sequence composition that includes large numbers of potential glycosylation sites. Expression of one such protein has been shown restore the ability of a bacterium to form floc, a type of biofilm.); translated protein: MRKITIATLTAIGLAAAYATPASAGVIDYAATNYTGGSCKHGLYTGNTGRGCNRRYSFQDGTTFSHDTDAQTATLTGTAINGAGQVATLDLNFSNFLETIDGTNFDYKNGGGNFNPATDTPDIDFFTSGSGTISIDGAIYTVNPNDPFAGNTTLQFGNGANDKNKKFGGSAWLNILNPHGHAVKHWDINFNLDKIASEVPEPGTLGLLGLAVGGLWAGTRRRKALAA